The Thermotoga sp. Ku-13t DNA segment CACCGAGGAAGAACACGTTGCGCGGTTTGAGCACCATGATCAGGTTACCGAGAACGAGTGAGAACCTTCTGAACGGTTCAAAATAATAAGTCTTCACCGAGTCAAAATTCGATCGAGCACAGCTTCTGATCTCTTCCACGACCGACCTGTACTTTTCTTCTTCGTTCATGACGAAATCTTCAAAGTCTATATCTTTTCGAAGATACCATTTGAGCACGGCGTACTCCGATGAATGATACTCGAGACACCCGGTCTGCCCACAGTAACATCTTCCATCGCTCGCAACGATCGAATGGCCTATTTCGAAATGCCTGGCATGTCCACCGCTCCAGAAGCTGGCCCCGATACCAGTTCCGTAACTGATCACCAAGAACTCTTCCCTTCGATGGTTTGAAAGAGAATATGCGAGGGCATCGACGTCGTTCATGAGCAGAACGTGGTTGATTCCAAGATTCTGCCCCAGAATTTTCTGAACATCGAGTTGTCTAACGTTCATCAGGTGCGATACTACAACCTTTTCCTCGGACACTATCCCAGAAGAGCACACACCGATGCCGAGCAATTTCTCAGTTTTCAACGTTTCAACGACGTTCAACAACGCGAACGTGTAACCTTCATTGTTACGCATGTGCGAGAGGATTCGAACGGATCGCTTCTTCACTGGACGCATCTTTGCGTCGAACAAAACCCCACGAACTTCTTCGCGCCCCATCTTCACTCCGATGACGTACCAGGCGTTCGGATCGATGCTCAACAGTTGTGAAGGTCTTCCTCTGCTTGGCTCAGTTTCGTCCACGTCGATGAGTCCTTCTATTGAGAGCTCGCGCACAATGTAACTCAAAGTACTCAACGAAAGTTCTGTCAGTTTTGAAAGCTGTGCTCTGGACATGGGGCCGTGTTCGAACAGGCATTTCAAGACGCGCAGTTTGTTTTCTCTTCTCAACGCTGGTGCAGGCAACCTCTCACCCCAGAACCTGGAGGAAAGTTCTAAGATAGTTCATCAGATTCACAGTAGAAATGAATTTTTCCAGAACGGTTTTTCTTCCAAGCTCCCCCATCCGCTTTCTCAAGCTTTCGTTCTTCACCAGTTCGAGTATATACTCCGCGAGCGCTTCTTTCTCCCAGGCCAGATAACCGTTCTCTCCATGCTGAACCTGGATCTTGACACCACCAACGGGCCTGGCCACGACGGGCACTCTTTTGAACAGAGCTTCGCTGATCACCAGCCCGAAGCCCTCCCTCGTGGCGGTGTGAAGAGCCACCGTGCTGGCGCGCTGTATCGCGTTCACTTCTTTGCTTCCGACACCTCTCAGATTGGTACAGAACTTTATATTCTCGTCCATCCCCGCGTACCGCAAGACCTTTTCGAAAAATATCCAGCCCTCCGGATCGTCCAGCGCCATGGCAGAGACGATCGCAAGTTGAACCGAACCAAGCTCCCGCTTGATGATTCTGTAAACGTCTATTGCGGAGAAGAGGTCTTTCCAAGGATCGAATCTGGCGACTACAGTTATCAAAGGTTTCTCTGCATCGATACCGAGTTTCTTTAAAGTCTCCCCGATGAACCCTGGTTCTAACTCTACGTTCTTCTCGCTCAGCGGGTCAATGCTGGGTGGGAACGCCGTACACTTTTCTTTCATGTCCATCGGGAAATATTCTTCCAGATGGAAGATCATTCTGTCGTAGTCTGAAACGTACTGAGAAAATCTGCTCCAAACGCTTTCGTTCGGTGCCGACAGATCTATGTGGCATCTCCAGATCCATTTGGTGGTGTTCCTGGCCCTGGCAAAGCCACGTATCGCGGCTGGCTGTGGATCGTGTATCACAACAATGTCTTCGTCTCCTTCGATCAGTTCGGCATTCTTTTTGCAGATTTCCTCGTAGAATTTCCACTCTTCTTCTGTTATCTCAATGCTTGCTCCTTGCAGGGTGTTGTGAAACTTCTTCGTGATGTTGAAGAACTCCACAGAGGCTTCTATCACACGCCATTCCGCGTCCAGACCGATCGATCTCATCAACGGAACGAGTGTCTGCAATATCTCGGCCACGCCACCACCGTAAGGAGTCGCGTTGATGTGAACCACCTTCAACCCTTTCAAAGGCTTTACGAGTTCCCTGATCTCTTCAACTTGTTCACCAACCAGGTTCCTGTACTCTTCGACGGACCTGTCTGGGAGTTTCACCTTCATGGGTTTCCTCCTTTCACTTGAGCGACCAGCCGATCATGCCTTTGATATAATAGCGTTGCAGCAACAGATAGACTAAAATCGGAACCACCATAACCATGATCGCTGCTGACGAGAGCAGACCCCAATCGACGTGATAAACGCCTCTCATGAGCGGTATGCGCTGAGTTGCGAGCAGTTTGTCGGGTGAATATATCAGTATCAGTGCCAGAAAGAAATCGCTCCAGACCCAGGTGAACTGCAACGCGAAAGCCGAACCCACTGCCGGCATGGCGAGTGGAAAGACTACCTTGAAGAATATCATTATATCGCTGGCACCATCTATTTTTGCAGCTTCTTCCATTGATTTCGGAATCGTCGCGAAGAAGTTCCTCATGAAAAACGTGATCCACGGTATACCCCACGCGGTGTGAACGATGATCAGTCCAAGATATGTGTCCACGAGGTTCAGTGCGTTCATCATTTGAAAGATTGGAACGGCGATCGTCTGCTGAGGCAGTGCAAGTGCCACAATTATCAGTGCGAGCAAAGGTGTTCTCAGTTTGAAGCGGTACCTCGAAAGGCCATAGCCTGCCATTGTGGCAAGAAAAAGAGGGAGAAACGTTGCGGGAACTGCGACCATGAGGGAGTTCAACATACCTTTTGAAAGCGACGCCGTTGGATGGTTCCATGCTCCGACGAAGTTGTTCAGTGTAGGCCGAAAGGTCGAAAAGTTCCACCAACCTTTCAGCAGTTCATCCAGTGGCCTTATCGCTGTCATGAGAACTCCGACGAACGGCAGGATCCAGATCAGTGCCACGAGCCAGCCAGCAAGTGAGACCAAGAACGCTTTCGATTTCATGTCTGATCCTCCTTCAACGTTCTGAGCAACGGCAGACTCACCAGCAAAGTCGAAGCTGTCATCAGAACGGCGACAACCGCCGACCTGTTGAAGTCCATAGCCCGGAACGCGTACAGGTACATTTGCAACGCCAGCACGTTCGACGCACCACCCGGACCACCCATCGTCGCCACGTACACGATGTCGAAAACTTTCAGCTCCCAGAGCAGCGTCATGGTGATGACGACAATCGTGATGGGTTTGAGCATGGGAACGGTTATCTTCGTGAAAATTTTGAACGGTGACGCCCCATCGAGCTGCGCCGCCTCATAGAGATCCTTCGGAATGGTCTCGAGACCGGCCGAGTAAAGCACAGTGGAGAAACCCGTCCAGAGCCACACAGAACCGAAGATCAAAGAAAGCAGGGCCGTGTCAGGATGAGCAGTCCATGTTTTAGGTTGTATGCCGAACAGCTTGATGAACGCGTTGAAGATGCCAAGGTTTCGATCGAAGATGAAGTTGATCATCACGCCACCAACGATCATCGGCATGACCATCCCAAGAAAGATGATCGATTTGATGATGGAACCTCCACGTACGTTTTTCAGAAGAACGGCCAGCAGAAGCCCCAGTAAAAGTGTCACAGGGAGGTGGATCGCGACCCACAAGAGGTTATGAACGAGGGCTCCGAGGGGAAAACCCCTCTGAAAGCCCTCAACGTTGATGATTTCTCTACTCGACAGTACCCTGACATAGTTGACAAAGCCAACGAATTTGCCGCTTTCATCGAAGA contains these protein-coding regions:
- a CDS encoding glycosyltransferase, yielding MKVKLPDRSVEEYRNLVGEQVEEIRELVKPLKGLKVVHINATPYGGGVAEILQTLVPLMRSIGLDAEWRVIEASVEFFNITKKFHNTLQGASIEITEEEWKFYEEICKKNAELIEGDEDIVVIHDPQPAAIRGFARARNTTKWIWRCHIDLSAPNESVWSRFSQYVSDYDRMIFHLEEYFPMDMKEKCTAFPPSIDPLSEKNVELEPGFIGETLKKLGIDAEKPLITVVARFDPWKDLFSAIDVYRIIKRELGSVQLAIVSAMALDDPEGWIFFEKVLRYAGMDENIKFCTNLRGVGSKEVNAIQRASTVALHTATREGFGLVISEALFKRVPVVARPVGGVKIQVQHGENGYLAWEKEALAEYILELVKNESLRKRMGELGRKTVLEKFISTVNLMNYLRTFLQVLG
- a CDS encoding sugar ABC transporter permease, with protein sequence MRARAKYVVFFLLPAFTLIAVFVVYPVVRTVTLSFFDESGKFVGFVNYVRVLSSREIINVEGFQRGFPLGALVHNLLWVAIHLPVTLLLGLLLAVLLKNVRGGSIIKSIIFLGMVMPMIVGGVMINFIFDRNLGIFNAFIKLFGIQPKTWTAHPDTALLSLIFGSVWLWTGFSTVLYSAGLETIPKDLYEAAQLDGASPFKIFTKITVPMLKPITIVVITMTLLWELKVFDIVYVATMGGPGGASNVLALQMYLYAFRAMDFNRSAVVAVLMTASTLLVSLPLLRTLKEDQT
- a CDS encoding carbohydrate ABC transporter permease, with translation MKSKAFLVSLAGWLVALIWILPFVGVLMTAIRPLDELLKGWWNFSTFRPTLNNFVGAWNHPTASLSKGMLNSLMVAVPATFLPLFLATMAGYGLSRYRFKLRTPLLALIIVALALPQQTIAVPIFQMMNALNLVDTYLGLIIVHTAWGIPWITFFMRNFFATIPKSMEEAAKIDGASDIMIFFKVVFPLAMPAVGSAFALQFTWVWSDFFLALILIYSPDKLLATQRIPLMRGVYHVDWGLLSSAAIMVMVVPILVYLLLQRYYIKGMIGWSLK
- a CDS encoding ROK family transcriptional regulator, which encodes MPAPALRRENKLRVLKCLFEHGPMSRAQLSKLTELSLSTLSYIVRELSIEGLIDVDETEPSRGRPSQLLSIDPNAWYVIGVKMGREEVRGVLFDAKMRPVKKRSVRILSHMRNNEGYTFALLNVVETLKTEKLLGIGVCSSGIVSEEKVVVSHLMNVRQLDVQKILGQNLGINHVLLMNDVDALAYSLSNHRREEFLVISYGTGIGASFWSGGHARHFEIGHSIVASDGRCYCGQTGCLEYHSSEYAVLKWYLRKDIDFEDFVMNEEEKYRSVVEEIRSCARSNFDSVKTYYFEPFRRFSLVLGNLIMVLKPRNVFFLGEGIVNDDMVQMLQTLVRERFNSEFIGDATFQRAVAEWEEGVAFAAVRRFLPKLLFSPPR